In one Selenomonadales bacterium genomic region, the following are encoded:
- a CDS encoding M42 family metallopeptidase → MNTIEWLKELALAPGVSGFESAVKKLLSKNLADICEEDYDGIGSIIFTLKEKANGPKVMIAAHMDEVGFMVKHITPEGYLKFTCIGGWWDQVLLGQRVTVLTKNGEVPGLIGSKPPHILPLDERKKVVDRKDMYIDIGAKDKEEAEEVFGVSLGDAVVPAGEFIVMKNPDYLMAKAWDNRIGCAMMAEAMRRMANTSHDNRIYGVGTVQEEVGLRGAQTSAAKIAPDVAFVVDTCVAGDVPGVSAELAPGKLGAGIGITIYDASMIPSTALRDYAISVAKKYDIPYQLVFTEGGGTDGGRIHLAHSGVPTLVLSIATRYLHSHYSIIHRQDYEAGVALLCAMLTELNDEKVKEMREA, encoded by the coding sequence ATGAATACGATCGAATGGTTGAAAGAATTGGCTTTGGCTCCTGGGGTATCGGGATTTGAATCGGCTGTTAAGAAATTGTTGTCGAAGAATCTTGCCGATATTTGTGAAGAGGATTACGATGGGATCGGAAGTATCATTTTTACGTTAAAAGAAAAAGCGAATGGGCCTAAGGTTATGATTGCCGCACACATGGATGAAGTCGGTTTCATGGTGAAGCATATCACGCCCGAAGGTTATTTGAAGTTTACTTGTATCGGTGGTTGGTGGGATCAAGTGCTCCTCGGTCAGCGTGTGACGGTGTTGACGAAAAACGGAGAGGTGCCGGGTCTGATCGGCAGTAAACCGCCTCATATCCTGCCGCTTGATGAACGGAAAAAAGTAGTTGATCGCAAAGATATGTATATTGATATCGGAGCGAAGGATAAAGAAGAAGCCGAGGAGGTATTTGGCGTTTCTCTTGGCGATGCGGTCGTGCCTGCGGGCGAATTCATTGTGATGAAGAATCCTGATTATCTGATGGCAAAAGCGTGGGATAATCGTATTGGTTGTGCGATGATGGCAGAGGCGATGCGTCGTATGGCAAATACTTCTCATGACAATCGTATCTACGGTGTCGGTACGGTACAAGAGGAAGTAGGTCTGCGTGGTGCGCAGACAAGTGCGGCTAAGATCGCTCCCGATGTTGCGTTTGTTGTAGATACGTGTGTGGCGGGCGATGTTCCCGGCGTATCGGCTGAACTGGCACCGGGCAAGCTCGGTGCAGGTATTGGTATAACGATCTATGATGCAAGTATGATACCAAGCACGGCACTTCGTGACTATGCGATCAGCGTGGCGAAAAAATACGACATTCCGTATCAGCTTGTGTTCACAGAAGGCGGTGGCACAGATGGCGGACGTATCCATTTGGCGCACAGCGGGGTGCCTACTCTGGTATTAAGTATTGCAACTCGCTATCTGCACAGTCATTATAGTATTATTCACAGACAAGATTATGAAGCCGGGGTTGCACTTTTGTGTGCGATGCTGACAGAACTTAATGATGAAAAAGTGAAGGAGATGCGAGAAGCATGA